In Candidatus Binataceae bacterium, the genomic window CTGGCAAGTTCCCACCCACGACGTGGGCGACGCCACCGTTCCCGGCGGACAGGAGGTCAGCGCGCCTCCGCAGCAGCTGCACAGGTACCCGTCGAACCCGCAGTAGCGCCAGTAGTCGCAGCTCGTCAAATCGCCGCCCTCGCCCTCTGGCGCGCTCTGCGCCCCGCTCTGCGCCATGGCCTGCTCGACCACTCGGTTGATCGGCAGCAGCGGAATCATCATCCCGCCCACCAGTGCTTTGCCCAGGTAGCCCAAAAAGCCCCGCCGCGAGGTCCGCTGTGCTACCGCTCGCGATAGACGTTCCACCAGTAGGTCCATTCGCCGTCTCCTGTTTTGCAAGCCGCGCCGGAATCCTGCGAAGGCCCGTCGGCTGTATCCCTGCCAATTAGCATCGCTTGCACGGCGATGCCACTTGCCCGGTGCGCGCTCACGCGGACCGCGCGCTCACCTCCTACAGTCCGAACAGGGTGTATGGATG contains:
- the mauA gene encoding methylamine dehydrogenase (amicyanin) small subunit; this translates as MDLLVERLSRAVAQRTSRRGFLGYLGKALVGGMMIPLLPINRVVEQAMAQSGAQSAPEGEGGDLTSCDYWRYCGFDGYLCSCCGGALTSCPPGTVASPTSWVGTCQHPTDGKEYIIAYRDCCGKDVCNRCFCDNNKGQVPIYRPQLDNDIIWCFGAKNFAYHCTTAIRLGAKT